The Delphinus delphis chromosome 10, mDelDel1.2, whole genome shotgun sequence genome includes a region encoding these proteins:
- the LOC132431871 gene encoding DLA class II histocompatibility antigen, DR-1 beta chain-like, giving the protein MNIKEEFSDFGSDDFGAAVSPAENFLLQFKSYCFFTNGTERVRYMTRHIYNREEYLRFDSDVGEYRTVTELGRRTAEYWDSQKDLLEQKQAKADTYCRHNYGAVECFTVQRRVAPTVTVYPAKTQPLQHHNLLVCSVNGFYPGHIEVRWFRNGQEEETGVVSTGLIANGDWTFQTMVMLETVPQSGEVYTCHVEHPSRTSPVTVEWRAQSECAQSKMLSGTGGFVLGLLFLGVGLLIYFRNQKGKEPVGS; this is encoded by the exons ATGAACATTAAGGAAGAGTTTTCTGACTTTGGAAGTGATGATTTTGGGG CGGCGGTGTCTCCCGCAGAGAATTTCCTGCTCCAGTTTAAGAGCTACTGTTTCTTCACTAACGGCACGGAGCGGGTGCGGTACATGACCAGACACATCTATAACCGGGAGGAGTACTTGCGCTTCGACAGCGACGTGGGCGAGTACCGGACGGTGACCGAGCTGGGCCGGCGGACCGCCGAGTACTGGGACAGCCAGAAGGACCTCCTGGAGCAGAAACAGGCCAAGGCGGACACGTACTGCAGACACAACTACGGGGCTGTGGAGTGCTTCACGGTGCAGCGGCGAG TGGCGCCTACAGTGACTGTGTATCCTGCAAAGACACAGCCCCTGCAGCACCACAACCTCCTGGTCTGCTCTGTGAATGGTTTCTATCCAGGCCACATTGAAGTCAGGTGGTTCCGGAACGGCCAGGAAGAGGAGACGGGGGTGGTCTCCACAGGCCTGATCGCTAATGGAGACTGGACCTTCCAGACCATGGTGATGCTTGAAACAGTCCCTCAGAGTGGAGAGGTCTACACCTGCCACGTGGAGCACCCCAGCCGGACCAGCCCTGTCACAGTGGAATGGA GGGCACAGTCTGAATGTGCTCAGAGCAAGATGCTGAGTGGAACTGGGGGCTTTGTTCTGGGTCTGCTCTTCCTTGGGGTGGGGCTGTTGATCTACTTCAGGAATCAGAAAGGTAAGGAACCTGTTGGCAGCTGA